The proteins below are encoded in one region of Panulirus ornatus isolate Po-2019 chromosome 4, ASM3632096v1, whole genome shotgun sequence:
- the LOC139765249 gene encoding uncharacterized protein, which produces MRDITYFGIILFVTLIVVHGECRRLKRQDLIPFPRVGKRNLLRNVVAPANLGIGDTIGNLPILLEDLNGSWLTTLSNMETKNDENQENSGSDDALSSLWKFTGHIRSKEEGNTLPPAQSYVSRNFILEPRHKISLRQQRPSSQASLETSTIFNPSLLRRLLQLLITQDSAEVETYQRGQPRL; this is translated from the exons ATGAGGGACATCACCTACTTCGGGATTATCCTCTTCGTCACCCTAATCGTCGTCCATG GCGAATGTCGTCGATTGAAGAGGCAGGACCTGATCCCGTTCCCCAGAGTAGGTAAGAGGAACCTCCTTCGAAATGTAGTTGCCCCAGCGAACTTGGGGATCGGGGACACAATCGGAAATCTGCCTATTCTACTGGAAGATCTCAACGGTAGCTGGCTAACAACCCTTTCAAATATGGAGACCAAAAATGACG AGAACCAAGAGAACAGTGGCTCGGATGACGCTCTGTCGTCACTTTGGAAATTCACTGGACACATCAGGAGCAAGGAGGAAGGCAACACCCTTCCCCCCGCGCAGTCATACGTCAGTAGGAATTTCATCCTGGAACCTCGCCATAAAATCAGTCTCAGGCAGCAGAGACCATCATCGCAAGCCTCCTTGGAGACGTCGACCATTTTCAATCCTTCGCTCCTTCGACGACTTCTTCAGCTGCTGATTACACAAGATTCTGCGGAGGTGGAGACTTACCAGCGAGGCCAACCTCGGCTGTAA